TGGGAATCGGGTGCAGTCAACTCCCACAATGTGGCATGGGGAACGGGGAACAGTGTGGGTTCAGGAGGGGTTCAGAGAGCCTGGGGAAGCGCTTCTTCTAACACTGGCACTAACTTATCCAATGGGGAATGGAACAACCTGCCGAATAGTCAGCATTCCAGTGATGGCATGAATGGGAACGGCAATAGGAAGGGAACAAATGGATGGAAGTCCCTTGAGGACGATGCTCTTTGTGGTCAGAATTCTGTGATTTCCCAAGTGAATGAGCAGAACAGTGTATGGGGCAAATCTACAGCTACTAATGCGGAAAGTGAGGGTAGCACAGAAAGCACTGGAAGTCAAAATGAGAAAATGAGAGGGGATGAACAAAGGGGTCGTGACAGGAGAAAAGCTGACCCACAAGGGTTAATCCAGAATACTTCGAACAGACCGGACTTGGACCCCTGTGTCCTTTCCAACACTGGTTGGGGTCAGACTGTGATCAGacagcacactgcctgggatataGAAGCTTCAATGGAAATTGAGAAAAAGACTGACATTGGAACAGAGGCCTGGGGAGGCTGCGTTTCCCAGACTTCTAACtcaggggggtggggggatggGCCTAGCCCAAACTGCAATGATACCTCATCAGTATCTGGGTGGGCCAATCAGAAGCCTGCCACAGGGTGGGGAGACACCAAAGGCTCCAACAGCCAAGGGGGGTGGGATGAGAATTCTGCTTCTACAGGAGTGGTCAAGAGCAATCAATCGTGGGGAAGTAGCAAAGAAGATAAGTCTTCTGCATGGAATGATGCACAAAAGGTCAAACAGGGATGGATGGAAGGACAGAAATCAAAGCAAGGCTGGGGAGTTTCATCTCGAGGTGAGGAGTGGGGGGAAGCTCCAAGAGCTAACCAATGGGGTGAGCCTCAGAAATCGGGTTCTGGTGGCTGGGATAGCGACAGTGATAGATCAGTTTCTGGCTGGAGTGAACCAGGTAGATCTGGTTCTGGTACTAATacatggggggggggaggaggaggaggaggtggcagTAACAATCCAAACCCAAGCAGTGCTTCAGGTTGGGGAGAACAGTCAAAGACTAATAACCAGCCCCAAGGCTGGGGAGAACCGTCAAAGACTAATAACCAGTCTCAAGGTTGGGGAGAGCAGTCAAAGACTAACCAGCCCCAAGGTTGGGGAGAGCCGTCAAAGACTAACCAGCCCCAAGGCTGGGGAGAACCGTCAAAGACTAATAACCCACCCCAAAGCTGGGGAGAACCGTCAAAGACTAATAACCCGCCCCAAGGTTGGGGAGAGCAGTCAAAGACTAATAACCAGTCCCAAGGTTGGGGAGGACAGTCAAAGGCTAACCAGCCCCAAGGTTGGGGAGAGCAGTCAAAGGCTAACCAGCCCCAAGGCTGGGGAGAACCGTCAAATACTAATAATCCACCCCAAGGTTGGGGAGAGCAGTCAAAGACAAATAACCAGTCCCAAGGTTGGGGAGGACAGTCAAAGACTAATAACCAGTCCCAAGGTTGGGGTGAACCTTCAAAGCCAAGTAATTCCCCTGATTGGAACAAACCACAGGATGTCAGTGGTGGATCATTGTCTTGGGGAGGAGCTCTGTCTTCATCTTCATCTGCCACCAGTAAACCTGCAGGCTGGATAAATGGACCAGTGCCAGCCTCACCAAAGGAGGAAGAGCCGACAGGCTGGGAGGAACCGTCGCCGGAGTCTATCAGGCGCAAAATGGAAATTGACGACGGAACCTCTGCTTGGGGAGatccaaacaaatacaaatacaaaaatgtaaacatgtggAATAAAAATGTTGCGAATGGTAGCAGTGGATCTGAGCAGGAAGCACAAGTACAACAGCAGTACCTGCCGCAACCACCGCCAAGTGCCATGCCGAACAAAGAAAACAGTGGTGGCCCCGGTAAGTTGATTAGTTatcttttacatttgtttttcttttttacatataGGATATTTGACAATGAGTTATTGATGCATTCTTGGTACTGCTTTATTTAGTTAGTAAAGAGATGCCCACGGTACTGCTGGGGGATCTCTGTTTACTTTAAACCACCATACTTTGTATCATATTATGCTTTTTACTGTGTAGTTTAGAAGTGTTTGGTAGTTAAAATACATGGAATAATACTCTCTCTTTTGAGAGCAGCTTTGTCACATTTATATTGAAGGCCAGTCTGCACAGTTAgcatttaaatgtgaaaaaatagGTGTTACCAAACGACTGCTGCAACAGGAGTAGCAGAAAACGATTTACGTAGAGGGATATTTAAAGAGAGAATTTGAAGCATGAGGTGGAAGGTGTAATGACATAAATATCTGgtggaaaattacatttaaatataggtCTTGCATTTGTGTAAACAAACCCTGTATAGAGATTACTGATGTAATCAGCCTAGTTTATAAAGCTCTGGTGCTATTGTTAGGATTGTGCAGTAGTGATTTCGAAAGTATTGTCAAACTTGATTGAAACAGGTGATATACAGTAATTTAGTCCATTGAGACCAAGTCACTAGAAGCATTAGAGGGAGGGGTGTAGATggagtacatttatttatttttgttctggaAAGATTCATATGTTTGTGTGTCATCATAGATGGACACAATTGGCTTTTCTTTACTTAAATAAAATACTATGTTTCCAGAAAAAGAACTGGATAAAACAATGGGCCTAAACTTTAATTTGTCAGTCCTTTCTCAAAAGGATTGGAAACATCTTTAAATGCTTAAACCCAGTGTGCgtttttatatgtttttgcttttatttaatttccCAAAACTGAAAATCTACTGTAATACCAAACCTCAGCAGATTTATTTTTGAAGGCTTTTTTGGTACATGCGCACTCAAAAGAAATTCAGGGCCTAAAGTAGCTTAGCTTACAATGTTAGGCAGCTTGAAACTGTTAGAACTACATTcagacagttttatttattttattttataaattaccAAAGGATGGGGAGAGCCTTATGGTGTTCAGCCGAAGTCTGAATCATCTTGGGGAGAGCCGTCCGTTCCACCTACCACTGTAGACAATGGAACGTCTGCATGGGGCAAACCCATGGACACTGGTAACAGCTGGGGAGAGCCTGGTAATGAGACCACTGGCTGGAGTAACACTCCAGTCGGGCAACAGCCTCAAAATAAACCCGGTAAGGCAGCCAGAGTCCATTCAATcattcatttcttttattttatttatttatttttttcctctgaaaTGTGGTGGTAGTGTTTGTGGTGGTACGAAATGTGTGCATTtccaaaaacagaaatgtaataacTTGTTACTTAAACTCTACAGGTTAGTTGCGTTTTGTTAAGGGAAGCACCTTTGGATTATGTGAAGGGGATCTGTGCtcaaagtactgaattatttcatttttttgtttgtctggcGTATTTTGAAGTGGTTAATTTTGCCCGTACATGTGTCTGAAACCTGCTGTTCTGGTATAGCACTGGTAGCAGCACAAAAAATTGGTTTAATACTTGACCTGTGAGATTTCTTCGCAGTATTAACCCTTtttgtttattactgttttattttggtgtttttatttacTAGGACCCAAACCTATGCAAGATGGCTGGTGTGGTGATGAAATGTCAATGCCAGGGACTCGTCATCCCagctgggaggaggaggaggacgtgGAGATTGGAATGTGGAACAGTAACCCTTCACAGGAGATGAACCAGCCTTCAAACTGGCCACCTTACATGAAGAAAATGCCTCCAAAGGTAGACTTTCCACAGGTCTCCAGTTTGCATGTCCGGTCAATATTTTATAGCATAAGCATTcttattttaaagttatttagaTATCTCCAGAAACTGGGGATATATAGAAGTGCCTTTAGGTATGCATGTCCCAATTCTAGGTCTAGCCCATCCAATCTGATCAGACATTATTTACAAGCGGTTATTGAGAGGAATAGTTAGGTGTCTGAATGTATCAAATCTGACGtacacagatttcattttttatacatACACAGTGGATGTTGGTCGTGGCAATCCTGATAGCTTTCATTTTGTATTGCACAAATTAAGTCCATTACTTCAATTCatgtaatgtgttgttttttaggGCATAATAAAAGGAGGCAACAAACAGGATGATGCATGGATGAATCAGTTTGTGAAGCAGTTTTCTAATATTGGATTCTCTGTAAGTATAAAACCATTTCATGTTGTGTGTGGTCATTATGCTGCACACatgaacaaattaaataataatcatttcttTTAGAGGGATTCTTCTGAAGAAGCCCTAAAGAGCAATAAGATGGACATGTCTGGAGGTATGTTTTTGTTTACCTAATCTTAATAAAATTAATGAATTTTCACAGTGTTTTTATCTAACATCAATCCCTGCCTCTCCTGCAGGAATGTTGCAAGACAAGAGAATGGACATGGATAAGCATGGCCTAAATGCCGGAGAATATAATGTTATAGGAAAGGGCTCTGGCTCCCGCACACAGATCTCCAAAGAGTCTTCCGTGGAACGCAGCCCTTACTATGACAAGGTTCGTGTTTATTTGTTTGAAGCTAGATTCAATGTGTTCTTGTTCTCGCATAAGTAAACAATGCACAGGGATAGACTTGTTTTTGAATATTTGAGCTGAAGTAAATGCTTGGGTCATTGCATATTGTAATTGGCAGTTTAGAATATGTATCTTAAAGGCATTGTCATCTGAATTTTCTGCACTCCCCTGATGGGAAGACTAAGTTACCGGTACATTGGCAATTTATCTAAACAGGGCGCTTCTATTTCATTTCCAGCCTTTCTCTAGCCTGTAGCAGTAGTGTTTAGTTTTGTATTGCTGCATTATTCTAACTTGTGTGTTCTGTTTCTGCCGTCCTTTCTTTTCCACCTTGGTGATGCTGGGCTTTCATCTCTCCACTTCCAAACCTGTTCCTGACGCTGCTGTATAATCGTTACCGCTGGCACTCTGGCTGGTGATGTGTGCAGCTGTCCTTGGCCATGTCTGGGCACGATGACATTGTAGCAGAAGAGCcccaaaatgtacattttgtatcTAATCACAATATGAAGCTTCCCCCTTCAAACAATGCACTACCTAATCAAACCCTTGGCTCTGTGGCAGGGCTGGGCATCCAAAACTTGAATTCTGTTAGACAGGTGAGTCTTGCTGTGTTAGCAATAGGGTTTCCAATTCTTAACAGCACATATCCATTACTAGAATGCTAAACTCTAGTTCTCAAGGGACATTTCAGTACATGTTTTTTACTTTAGTCTATAATCCTAAAATTGGCCGAACATAAATTAGCTGTGAGGTACAGCCTTGTGTACTCAATAATACTGATTTTACtataaaaatttaaaataaaaatgtatctggTTCAAAAGAAAAACTGAACTGGTACAACCCACTAGGAATAAAGGTTTTACTTCTtgcattgtatgttttttttgatCATTTCACAGTTTGACTTGAGAATTAGTTTTAGGGCTGGTATAGGAATTGTTCCAGGTAGCTAATTACATGGGACTCTAATTTGTCCGTTTACTTCGATGAGATAAGGAAGAGGGTCGTGCAAGGAAAAGTTATTGGTAGTATTGCTGTATTCACTTCTCTAGTTTTAATTGCTTGCCCTTCACTCCATGGTATTCTTACTTGGTGATTTAAGTGTAGGTAGCAAGTGACCTTTATCTTTCTTTTTCACCAACTCTAGAATGGCAATCCCAATATGTTCAGTGGCAGTAATGCAGCAGCACAAGCCAGGGGCATGCAGCAGCCTCCAGCACAACCTCTTAACTCATCTCAGCCTAATCTCCGTGCTCAAGTGCCTCCTCCATTGCTATCCCCTCAGGTAGAGACCGGGGTCCATTGTGCTACTTTGTGCTGCTCCATGTTGCAAAGGGCTAGTTTACAGAAAACATATCATCTTGTTTTAAAGACAAAAGTGCATGATACTTCCTGTTTACACAATTGCATACAGCATTTCTCCTCCTTACCAATGCACTATGCAGATTTGCATTGTTGTGCATTTTAATGGTGTACCACAATGTTTTGTCCTTAATCTGCAGACCAGCAAGAACAAAGAGGTTACAGGTTAATAAGGATGTATTATGTCTCTTAAATTTAAGTGAATACATCTAAACGTCTTCAGTTATTTTTTGTTCTCCTCAGGTTCCAGCGTCATTATTGAAGTATCCACCAAACAACGGGGGCCTGAGTCCACTCTTTGGCCCTCAGCAGGTAGCCATGCTGAACCAACTTTCCCAGCTATCGCAACTCTCTCAGATCTCTCAGCTGCAGGTAAGAAagcttctcttttttttaaaaaaaaagaaacacattatattCACATTCAAATGAATAGGAGTTTTGGCATTGTTGATTTTGTTTCTTACCTCCAATTTATCTGGTAAAGATAAACTGAGGTGgttgtgtgctgtgtgtggcaATGTCTGGACCAGATTCGTTATTAAAATCACACTGCTGGTTTGTGATGTGATCCAAGCTTGTGGGCTGTATTGTGCCATTGCACCCTCATCTCGCATCTCCGATATTTCAGCGACTCCTGATGCAGCAACAGAAAGTTCAGAATCAGAGAAGCATGCCATCTGGTGGGCGTCTGCAGCAAGACCAGCAAGTAAGTTTATCATCAGTATTGATACTGTGTTTCATTTTGCATAAAACAAGTGTCAGGTTTAGGGGTTATCCTTTTGTTGTGTCTTCtgcacttattttttaaatatcttaatCTACAACAACGTAAATGAATAAACATTAAGTTACAAACACTGTCCATCCGTCTCAGTTAGCACATTTTAGGATTGTGACCACAACAATCATAGGAACAGTGAATCTCTATCTGTGCCTAGCATTAACCATTATTTAATTCAGATGTTGCTAGTCAGTGTTGTAAATTATGACTCCCTTTTAACATGCACACCTTCCTCACAGGGTCGGCCACTCAGCATGCCCCAGCAGATGATGCAGCCTCCACGCCAGCTGGACCCCAACCTGATGAAACAGCAGGCTCACCCCCAGCAGCAACAACTCCATCAGCCTGCCATGAAGTCCTTCCTGGAAAACTTCATGCCCCACCATGAGCTGCAAAAAGAGCCGCCAACACTCAATTCATTCAGTAGCTTCCCTATAGGTGGGTTTCCCCAGCCTAACTTAGGGCAGTCTGATGCTATTTTGCACCAAGCTGTGAAGCACCCCATGATGTCTGGCCATGATCTTGCACCAGGCTGTTACCCTCCTGGTACACATCACAATCATAGCCATCTTAGTCCTCCACTCACTAATGGCCATCCAGGGCCAGTCTCGCCCATCCATCAACGGGCAGGGAGGAAGTATGCCAGCCAAGAAAGTACTGTATCAGCAAGAGGTGAATAAGTATGATTTTACTCAAATTTGCAGGGTCAAATGTATTTCTCTTTTCAACCAGGTATTCATTTTCATCAGTATTTGGTTATATAACCTGTATAACAAGGGTGTGCAATTCCAAAACTTGAGGGCCTCCTGGTGGATTCGGAGGACTGGATTTGTGCACCACTGATGTAAAACCTAAAGGATTACGTTATACTTCCTGTAATGAACATGTTTCAAATAAAGAGTACACTGTACACTACATGAATTGCAAAAAAAGTATTGGTATGTGGTATAGGGCTGGATCAAAATTTGCATTGTGCATGCTGGAGAGGAAAAGACATATCAGAAGGGAGCAAAGGAATGGGCTTTTCCACAGATGTCCAGCTCTGTAATAAGATCCTGGCTCTTGgcctttttctattttaaaatttGCTTCATGAAGAAGGGTAATGTGCGAAGAGCAGGCATGTCTCGTGGGACGGAATGTTCTGGTCAAAAAGCTTTCTGCTCGATATATAGTTACACGATTGCAGATTACAtttgtaccttttttttgtttgtttattttccaggCTTGAATTCAAACTTGAATGTAAACAACCTTGATATGGGCAGTATTAATTATAAAGAGCCACAGTCCCGACTGAAGAAATGGACTTTGGATAACATTTCTGTGAATGCATCATTAGATCAAAACTCCAGCAAACCTGGTAAGTGTGTTGATAATGAGCAGCTCGttgaattaaccctttgcagtcctatgtcggaccaggtcttgcgttacaatttttcctttccggtccgatgttggaccctgtccgacatcatcaaaaagacgtaaaacacaggtctctagtcgttttttctccggaaaaaacgGAGAAAAGcattcaatggcagagtgagactgataggagccgagggACGCTGAAAAAAAAAGGGGGCCGgttctgagcaatacacatagccctggcaccacacAGATAATACAGACATAAAcaaagatagctgcttctgcgtccagtgctcaaagaatatcacggatatttgcagagctttttgagatgttatagtaataaaataatgacttggattgcattattgaggagtttggtgataaaacgagtgatcaggagatgattaatcggtatgcacgactatgaagaggtatgtgaaaaatacagcgaacaaggagtgggcctggagatgcagtactgagtgtcctgttgatatgcagtgccttttaaacctgttttactgcgcatgtgaaaataaattggacctaatGCGCTGAGTAAGTGGGCCGTAAAGGGTTAATAGGCACTGTTTACCAAAGATCAAGAGAATATGTTCATGTCTACTTGCTACAACTATTTATGTAAATTCAATTTGATGGAAGTATTTAAAATAACACGTCAGGTTAGTGGTCAGAAAACCAACATTCTTAAGGAGATGCAAATAAATGCTACTCTACTGTATTTGTAAAATGGAGAGTATGGAGACAGGCTACCTAAGTTTTATATGGTTCTATTGCAGGTGCTATTTCAACCGGGCTTCGGCTTGAAGAGTCTCACTTTGGTCCATATGACTTTATGAACAACTCTCCTGCCAGCCCTCCTGGATCTGTTGGGGACGGCTGGCCCAGTCGTGCCAAATCGCCTAACGGCTCTAGCAATGTCAACTGGCCACCAGGTAAGACGTGGAAAATGGCCTTTTACTTCCCCCGGAGCTTGGTCCCTTTAGTAGTAATACTATAGATCCTGTTGCACAATCTTGTGGTTAAATGCTATTGGTCAATACCCAAGTACTGCTAGGATTTTGGAAGCCATAGCTGTAacccttttttgttttgtcttagaATTTCGCCCTGGTGAGCCATGGAAAGGATATCCAAACATTGACCCTGAAACTGACCCTTACGTCACTCCTGGCAGTGTGATAAATAATCTCTCTATTAATACTGTTCGGGACATTGATCACCTCAGGGACAGGAATAATGGTATGGGAACATTTTATATTCTCCCATTGAGAGGAAAGATACAGTGACGTCTTTCTATTTGCAAGATCTATCTGGGCAATATGACACGTGACCCAATGTTTAATATTATGGAtgtggtgtgtttttgtttgaaaacaCTAAAACTGGTTGAATTGCTTCATTGCAGGGTCAACCTCATCTCTGAACACCACGCTGCCTTCAACTAGTGCCTGGTCATCCATTCGTGCCTCCAACTACAGTGGTTC
The window above is part of the Acipenser ruthenus chromosome 22, fAciRut3.2 maternal haplotype, whole genome shotgun sequence genome. Proteins encoded here:
- the LOC117431292 gene encoding trinucleotide repeat-containing gene 6A protein-like isoform X4; translation: MRELEAKATKEAEEKNNRDIGQEKEEQLMEERKKRKDDKKKKEALKKATEQKNKVPESIKSSSSQPQPANPNNGTSAVTSNISNAKRAAAASSQQQASPRYPPREVPPRFRHHEQKQLLKRGQQLPVLAANLGARAQVLNSRGTVTTLPASDRPLQNGNKDNHTGFPQADKRHSTFICSLILQGEPPIRDLVSHSPNQSDLNHGVSHYENSQWGPGSSGSDSNTNWDKVVVVDGCDKEAWPSITDCDPELASECIDTDSASNSGSEKNLSIMASGNAVGDNDGNRNGNGRSSQNHFMVENGSNNVSNGSINGPWGLSHGSMLSTCQSSVEGPNGKLTESSHGKINAWGNLGSSTNGGINPSTLNPNANHGAWPVLENNGHKPQGPVGSGNNGTNIQRSTIGQMPNNQSINSNMGGPIHGSWGSLQENAESEVNGTRKVSLSGQPQNLNTETNGPNNTTNMMTSSLPNSTGSMQMNELPNITGPRAWRMSTVNPSQLQASSVSNGTSISQYSNDEGIKGGSYDTTWGAPGTNYSGDKCPVPKGQSVGDTVNATLMQSTMNGSAAGAAAFKNSNGVDGRGGTWESGAVNSHNVAWGTGNSVGSGGVQRAWGSASSNTGTNLSNGEWNNLPNSQHSSDGMNGNGNRKGTNGWKSLEDDALCGQNSVISQVNEQNSVWGKSTATNAESEGSTESTGSQNEKMRGDEQRGRDRRKADPQGLIQNTSNRPDLDPCVLSNTGWGQTVIRQHTAWDIEASMEIEKKTDIGTEAWGGCVSQTSNSGGWGDGPSPNCNDTSSVSGWANQKPATGWGDTKGSNSQGGWDENSASTGVVKSNQSWGSSKEDKSSAWNDAQKVKQGWMEGQKSKQGWGVSSRGEEWGEAPRANQWGEPQKSGSGGWDSDSDRSVSGWSEPGRSGSGTNTWGGGGGGGGGSNNPNPSSASGWGEQSKTNNQPQGWGEPSKTNNQSQGWGEQSKTNQPQGWGEPSKTNQPQGWGEPSKTNNPPQSWGEPSKTNNPPQGWGEQSKTNNQSQGWGGQSKANQPQGWGEQSKANQPQGWGEPSNTNNPPQGWGEQSKTNNQSQGWGGQSKTNNQSQGWGEPSKPSNSPDWNKPQDVSGGSLSWGGALSSSSSATSKPAGWINGPVPASPKEEEPTGWEEPSPESIRRKMEIDDGTSAWGDPNKYKYKNVNMWNKNVANGSSGSEQEAQVQQQYLPQPPPSAMPNKENSGGPGWGEPYGVQPKSESSWGEPSVPPTTVDNGTSAWGKPMDTGNSWGEPGNETTGWSNTPVGQQPQNKPGPKPMQDGWCGDEMSMPGTRHPSWEEEEDVEIGMWNSNPSQEMNQPSNWPPYMKKMPPKGIIKGGNKQDDAWMNQFVKQFSNIGFSRDSSEEALKSNKMDMSGGMLQDKRMDMDKHGLNAGEYNVIGKGSGSRTQISKESSVERSPYYDKLSLAMSGHDDIVAEEPQNVHFVSNHNMKLPPSNNALPNQTLGSVAGLGIQNLNSVRQNGNPNMFSGSNAAAQARGMQQPPAQPLNSSQPNLRAQVPPPLLSPQVPASLLKYPPNNGGLSPLFGPQQVAMLNQLSQLSQLSQISQLQRLLMQQQKVQNQRSMPSGGRLQQDQQGRPLSMPQQMMQPPRQLDPNLMKQQAHPQQQQLHQPAMKSFLENFMPHHELQKEPPTLNSFSSFPIGGFPQPNLGQSDAILHQAVKHPMMSGHDLAPGCYPPGTHHNHSHLSPPLTNGHPGPVSPIHQRAGRKYASQESTVSARGLNSNLNVNNLDMGSINYKEPQSRLKKWTLDNISVNASLDQNSSKPGAISTGLRLEESHFGPYDFMNNSPASPPGSVGDGWPSRAKSPNGSSNVNWPPEFRPGEPWKGYPNIDPETDPYVTPGSVINNLSINTVRDIDHLRDRNNGSTSSLNTTLPSTSAWSSIRASNYSGSLSSTAQSTSARNSDSKSTWPPGPITNTSLAHELWKVPLPSKNITAPSRPPPGLTGQKPPSSWDNNSLRLGGGWGNSDLRYTPGSSWSDNSSGRTTNWLVLKNLTPQIDGSTLRTLCMQHGPLITFHLNLPHGNALVRYSSKEEAAKAQKSLHMCVLGNTTILAEFASEEEISRFFAQGQSMTPSPGWQALGSSHNRMGSVDGSHSFSNRNDLNHWNGAGLSGTGSGDLHGTSLWGTPKYSTSLWGTPGSNDTRGINSPSPINAFLPVDHLAGGGESM
- the LOC117431292 gene encoding trinucleotide repeat-containing gene 6A protein-like isoform X5 — encoded protein: MEERKKRKDDKKKKEALKKATEQKNKVPESIKSSSSQPQPANPNNGTSAVTSNISNAKRAAAASSQQQASPRYPPREVPPRFRHHEQKQLLKRGQQLPVLAANLGARAQVLNSRGTVTTLPASDRPLQNGNKDNHTGFPQADKRHSTFICSLILQGEPPIRDLVSHSPNQSDLNHGVSHYENSQWGPGSSGSDSNTNWDKVVVVDGCDKEAWPSITDCDPELASECIDTDSASNSGSEKNLSIMASGNAVGDNDGNRNGNGRSSQNHFMVENGSNNVSNGSINGPWGLSHGSMLSTCQSSVEGPNGKLTESSHGKINAWGNLGSSTNGGINPSTLNPNANHGAWPVLENNGHKPQGPVGSGNNGTNIQRSTIGQMPNNQSINSNMGGPIHGSWGSLQENAESEVNGTRKVSLSGQPQNLNTETNGPNNTTNMMTSSLPNSTGSMQMNELPNITGPRAWRMSTVNPSQLQASSVSNGTSISQYSNDEGIKGGSYDTTWGAPGTNYSGDKCPVPKGQSVGDTVNATLMQSTMNGSAAGAAAFKNSNGVDGRGGTWESGAVNSHNVAWGTGNSVGSGGVQRAWGSASSNTGTNLSNGEWNNLPNSQHSSDGMNGNGNRKGTNGWKSLEDDALCGQNSVISQVNEQNSVWGKSTATNAESEGSTESTGSQNEKMRGDEQRGRDRRKADPQGLIQNTSNRPDLDPCVLSNTGWGQTVIRQHTAWDIEASMEIEKKTDIGTEAWGGCVSQTSNSGGWGDGPSPNCNDTSSVSGWANQKPATGWGDTKGSNSQGGWDENSASTGVVKSNQSWGSSKEDKSSAWNDAQKVKQGWMEGQKSKQGWGVSSRGEEWGEAPRANQWGEPQKSGSGGWDSDSDRSVSGWSEPGRSGSGTNTWGGGGGGGGGSNNPNPSSASGWGEQSKTNNQPQGWGEPSKTNNQSQGWGEQSKTNQPQGWGEPSKTNQPQGWGEPSKTNNPPQSWGEPSKTNNPPQGWGEQSKTNNQSQGWGGQSKANQPQGWGEQSKANQPQGWGEPSNTNNPPQGWGEQSKTNNQSQGWGGQSKTNNQSQGWGEPSKPSNSPDWNKPQDVSGGSLSWGGALSSSSSATSKPAGWINGPVPASPKEEEPTGWEEPSPESIRRKMEIDDGTSAWGDPNKYKYKNVNMWNKNVANGSSGSEQEAQVQQQYLPQPPPSAMPNKENSGGPGWGEPYGVQPKSESSWGEPSVPPTTVDNGTSAWGKPMDTGNSWGEPGNETTGWSNTPVGQQPQNKPGPKPMQDGWCGDEMSMPGTRHPSWEEEEDVEIGMWNSNPSQEMNQPSNWPPYMKKMPPKGIIKGGNKQDDAWMNQFVKQFSNIGFSRDSSEEALKSNKMDMSGGMLQDKRMDMDKHGLNAGEYNVIGKGSGSRTQISKESSVERSPYYDKLSLAMSGHDDIVAEEPQNVHFVSNHNMKLPPSNNALPNQTLGSVAGLGIQNLNSVRQNGNPNMFSGSNAAAQARGMQQPPAQPLNSSQPNLRAQVPPPLLSPQVPASLLKYPPNNGGLSPLFGPQQVAMLNQLSQLSQLSQISQLQRLLMQQQKVQNQRSMPSGGRLQQDQQGRPLSMPQQMMQPPRQLDPNLMKQQAHPQQQQLHQPAMKSFLENFMPHHELQKEPPTLNSFSSFPIGGFPQPNLGQSDAILHQAVKHPMMSGHDLAPGCYPPGTHHNHSHLSPPLTNGHPGPVSPIHQRAGRKYASQESTVSARGLNSNLNVNNLDMGSINYKEPQSRLKKWTLDNISVNASLDQNSSKPGAISTGLRLEESHFGPYDFMNNSPASPPGSVGDGWPSRAKSPNGSSNVNWPPEFRPGEPWKGYPNIDPETDPYVTPGSVINNLSINTVRDIDHLRDRNNGSTSSLNTTLPSTSAWSSIRASNYSGSLSSTAQSTSARNSDSKSTWPPGPITNTSLAHELWKVPLPSKNITAPSRPPPGLTGQKPPSSWDNNSLRLGGGWGNSDLRYTPGSSWSDNSSGRTTNWLVLKNLTPQIDGSTLRTLCMQHGPLITFHLNLPHGNALVRYSSKEEAAKAQKSLHMCVLGNTTILAEFASEEEISRFFAQGQSMTPSPGWQALGSSHNRMGSVDGSHSFSNRNDLNHWNGAGLSGTGSGDLHGTSLWGTPKYSTSLWGTPGSNDTRGINSPSPINAFLPVDHLAGGGESM